In Paenibacillus algicola, a genomic segment contains:
- a CDS encoding TlpA disulfide reductase family protein, whose amino-acid sequence MKRNIIILLVILAAAATVIYKQAGDEIQSVFKTEQPLPVEVGAKAGMLSPTFTLQGMNGGSYSGGGVREKALLINFWASWCEPCRQETPELIELARQYSEELDIYGINVTKYDVEKRARAFADEFNIPYPLLMDEEAEVFEALFKGQAFPTSVLIDRNGVIQEVLVGLPEPAELRKKVKRLTSL is encoded by the coding sequence ATGAAGCGTAATATCATCATTTTGTTAGTCATCCTTGCAGCGGCAGCAACTGTGATCTACAAGCAGGCCGGTGACGAGATCCAGTCGGTGTTTAAGACTGAGCAGCCGCTGCCTGTCGAGGTGGGAGCTAAAGCCGGCATGCTGTCGCCTACCTTCACACTGCAGGGCATGAACGGAGGGAGCTACTCTGGCGGAGGCGTCCGCGAGAAGGCGCTCTTGATAAATTTTTGGGCCTCCTGGTGCGAGCCTTGCCGGCAGGAAACGCCGGAGCTGATTGAGCTGGCGCGGCAGTACTCTGAGGAGCTGGACATTTACGGAATTAACGTGACCAAATACGATGTGGAAAAAAGAGCACGCGCCTTTGCCGATGAATTCAATATTCCCTACCCGCTTCTGATGGATGAAGAAGCCGAGGTGTTTGAAGCGCTGTTCAAGGGTCAAGCTTTCCCGACGAGCGTTCTCATCGACCGCAACGGGGTTATCCAAGAGGTGCTTGTTGGCTTGCCCGAGCCGGCTGAGCTGAGGAAAAAGGTAAAGCGGCTCACCTCTCTTTAA
- a CDS encoding Mov34/MPN/PAD-1 family protein, whose translation MANPLNGGCRDQMISLSVQAFIDLKSHTLRCQPFEACGILTGPDCNHLQQFIPVTNTAAQPRNHFTLDPAAWTSLLMKKAPVQALYHSHPSSPPLPSIEDLQQLQNFGGLFSSYLIGSPAASNHSGLPEREPDLELELSVYRITHSRHDQAAAGRSLWSLTAAGLLIT comes from the coding sequence ATGGCGAACCCTTTGAATGGCGGCTGCCGAGATCAGATGATAAGCCTGTCAGTACAAGCCTTTATAGACCTGAAGTCTCACACCCTGCGATGTCAGCCCTTTGAAGCCTGCGGAATCCTGACGGGACCTGATTGTAACCACCTGCAGCAGTTTATTCCCGTCACAAATACTGCAGCCCAGCCGCGCAACCACTTCACACTGGACCCTGCAGCCTGGACCTCCCTTCTCATGAAAAAAGCGCCTGTGCAGGCGCTTTATCACAGCCATCCTTCAAGTCCGCCGCTGCCCTCCATTGAGGATTTGCAGCAGCTGCAGAATTTCGGAGGCTTATTCTCTTCTTATCTTATTGGTTCTCCAGCAGCTAGCAACCATTCGGGGCTTCCGGAGCGGGAGCCCGATCTGGAGCTGGAGCTGAGCGTCTATCGGATCACTCATTCACGCCACGATCAAGCCGCGGCCGGTCGTTCTCTGTGGTCCCTGACTGCAGCCGGGCTTCTCATCACATAG
- a CDS encoding exonuclease domain-containing protein, whose product MRDPRQTGAGFWKSLRMGDLNSAVASMRGNPSAQQIAFIRSQMRDQRRPEVLGTPLKELETVVFDLETTGFSYQHGDVILSFGAVKTLGTTILQDQCFHLVVNSGAAVPSDITRLTGITQSMVDDAVPLTEGLHDFMAFVEGRVLIAHAAGHDKAFLNAALWKTSKVRLTHRLLDTMMIARQLYPDLPEHSLDLLLHQAGIPIEGRHDALKDALMTARLWTSYIEEVQEEEGVGTLGDLYMYLSRL is encoded by the coding sequence TTGAGAGATCCCAGACAGACCGGAGCCGGCTTCTGGAAATCACTGCGCATGGGCGATCTTAATTCGGCGGTAGCCTCCATGCGTGGAAATCCTTCGGCTCAGCAAATCGCCTTTATCCGATCCCAGATGCGGGATCAGCGCAGGCCTGAGGTACTGGGGACACCGCTGAAAGAGCTGGAGACGGTCGTTTTTGATCTGGAGACGACAGGCTTTTCATATCAGCACGGAGACGTCATATTGTCTTTCGGAGCGGTCAAGACGCTCGGCACAACCATTTTGCAGGATCAATGCTTTCATTTGGTTGTCAACAGCGGAGCTGCCGTGCCATCTGATATTACAAGGCTGACCGGCATTACGCAGTCCATGGTGGATGATGCGGTGCCGCTTACGGAAGGGCTTCATGATTTCATGGCGTTCGTAGAGGGCAGGGTGCTGATCGCTCATGCGGCAGGGCATGATAAAGCCTTCCTCAATGCCGCCTTGTGGAAAACGTCCAAGGTTCGCCTCACGCACCGGCTGCTGGATACGATGATGATTGCCAGACAGCTGTATCCGGACCTTCCGGAGCATTCCCTTGACCTTCTCCTGCATCAGGCGGGCATTCCGATAGAAGGGCGCCATGATGCCTTAAAGGATGCTTTAATGACGGCGCGGCTCTGGACCTCCTACATTGAAGAGGTTCAAGAGGAAGAGGGCGTGGGTACGCTGGGAGATTTGTATATGTATCTGAGTCGACTGTAG